One stretch of Pantanalinema sp. DNA includes these proteins:
- the clpP gene encoding ATP-dependent Clp endopeptidase proteolytic subunit ClpP, protein MLVHSGLVPMVVEQTSRGERAFDIFSRLLKERIIFLNTPIDDAVASLTIAQLLFLEAEDPSKDIHMYINSPGGVVTAGLAIYDTMRYIKADVSTIVLGQAASMGAFLLNAGAPGKRIALPNARIMIHQPLGGAQGQATDIEIQAAEILRLKRRLNELMALHSGQPLKKIEKDTDRDFFMSPDEAKEYGLIDEVLVPKAPLPPATGSGGTKSDA, encoded by the coding sequence ATGTTAGTTCACAGCGGTTTGGTCCCCATGGTCGTCGAGCAGACGAGCCGCGGCGAGCGCGCCTTCGACATCTTCTCGCGCCTGCTCAAGGAGCGCATCATCTTCTTGAACACCCCGATCGACGATGCGGTCGCGAGCCTCACGATTGCCCAGCTCCTGTTCCTGGAGGCCGAGGATCCCTCCAAGGACATCCACATGTACATCAACTCGCCGGGCGGCGTGGTGACCGCGGGTCTTGCGATCTACGACACCATGCGCTACATCAAGGCCGACGTGTCCACCATCGTGCTCGGCCAGGCCGCGTCCATGGGCGCGTTCCTCCTGAACGCGGGGGCTCCCGGCAAGCGCATCGCGCTGCCCAACGCCCGCATCATGATCCACCAGCCCCTGGGCGGCGCCCAGGGTCAGGCCACGGACATCGAGATCCAGGCCGCCGAGATCCTGCGCCTCAAGCGCCGCCTCAACGAGCTGATGGCCCTTCACAGCGGCCAGCCGCTCAAGAAGATCGAGAAGGACACGGACCGCGACTTCTTCATGAGCCCCGACGAAGCCAAGGAGTACGGTCTGATCGACGAAGTGCTGGTCCCGAAGGCACCCTTGCCCCCGGCGACCGGTAGTGGGGGAACTAAATCGGATGCCTAA